The region TGGTTGTGGatggggtcctgcccctggctccatgcctcacgtcccttggtgggccccaaggcattcatggtgtgcctgggccggaactaaggttttgtcttttgaatgcttctaaaatgggaacttcctgtggaaaccagtacttgagctgtgtggttgacataaattgctgccttgctgctgtttccctagggaaggctttttgtgcagctcagggtttaatggctgaccttataggtacttccggctctccagattctcagtgcacctgggttgtgtagaaactctgatctgggcctgagttttttcatcaaactgcaccccatgcaattctatactcctgaccattctcctctgagtggtcctgctctgattgaggggcagatcggctgtccttgctgtgccccagtgttcccctggtgggcccgtcttccccaccgcccatactccaaacacttcccatgggatgggtcctgggcctgtcccttgtgatgactcaccggcctctgagtggttcccctttttcagttgttctggctcctcactcctgtgtgggtccacaggaaaaCGCTTAGTGGTCTtactgtcctgggagccaccaaagtcctcttctccccttccaccttcaaggaactccatctaaagggcacagctgtggcgtCAGCCCGCTCCTgatccatgtgctccagcattaaagtggccatgTTCTGAAACACTGagggcagctttttctttctctcttcgtgcgctctcctgccttcatgagttccatatgtctctcctcctcttcctgtgaactccagcagccccagcttggctgatgctacatttttgtagttgtaaattcattgttttgtgggggagagtgaggctggggaccgtctattccgccatcttgagcGGAAGTCTCTGCAGAGTTTGTTTAAAAGTCAGTCCTATAGTGCTCACAGGAGACACACCTAAAATAAAGCTGTGctaaaaggttgaaaataaaaggatggaaaaaatataccattgAAATACTAAAAAATGGAACCAGGCAAAATAGAACTTGGggcaaaaaatattattaccaaTGAAATTAGGACACTACATAATAACGAAGAAATAGTCTACTAAGTATAAAATCATGAGCTTAGATGCACAAAATTACgtaactttaaaatgtataaagcaaaagcTGACAGAATTACAAGAAGAAACTAACAAATGCGCAAtcatagagaaaaattttaagccaCATGTACCAAAAATGAGCAGACCAACCACAAAATATTGGTAAGGGTATTGATGAATTGAACAACAAACTTAGATCAATCAGAAAGACCCGCTACATAGAGAATATAGGCTTTTTTCAAGTGCACGTGGGACAGTCATGAAATTTGACCACATAactaggtcacaaatgaagtttCAACAAACTTCAAAGAATCACGATCGTACAGAACATATACACATTCTCTGACGATATAGAACCATTGTTCTacattatatgtaaaacaaactttaaaatgatAGCTTAAAATCAAACACACGTGTATTTGGAGCCTTAAAATGCCCTCCTAAATATCTCACTGGTAACAGAGCTAATAATGGcagaaattgtgaaatatttagagCTTGATGACAATGAAAGTGTTGCATATCAAAACTTATAGAAGGCAGTGGTCCTGAGAGAGGAAGTTTTAGCCTGAAATACATGGATTTAAAATCTGCGGGGGTGCACCTGGGGTCCtcctgcagacccagaaggagaaggggcCGACAGGGTTACCCCCGGTGCTGGGACTGCAGGATcttggggaaaagtgagcctgctgcccgccaacccagccctgtgaaagagacactcagacacggcaggaattctgtcagggcagttccactttattgcccttacactgcaatttatataagcaagcaagtaggggctttccatgaactaaccaatcaattaaaggatcacgcgggcatgcattttgtactaacatgttgagcatagcaatcacacagggttcacgagtgcggaaatactggaggaccaataaaaccttttggagctatctcgggttatgcctcccctacttcccgcgggcgccatcttcatcctccacccataggcaccatgtggctcacagataatgtttgctcctaaaaatgggcccaacaaaaATCGTGAAAGACTGGAATgggggaaatagaaaatcaccatccCATCTCTAGGATGAGAACGACAAACCACTgtagagagaaattagagaggacacaagaagatggaaagatatcccaggctcttggattggaagaattaacactgtgaaaatgtccatagtacacaaagtggtctacagagtcaatgcaatctccgtcaaaataccaatgacatttttctcagaattggaaaaaacaatcctatcattcatatggaataacaaaagaccatcaatagccaaagcaatcatgagcaagaaaagaaaataataaagccggaggcataaaagtacctgactttaaactatactacaaagccatagtaaccaaaatagcattgtactgttataaaaacagacacacagaccaatggaacacaatggagaatccagaaatccacccaatgacctacagccatctgatctttgacaaaggcaccaagactacacattgaggaagagactgcctcttcagtaaatggtgctgggaaaactggacattcacatgtaggagaatgaaactagacccgtacctatcactgtatagcaaaatcaactcaaaatggattaaagaattaaatacacgtcctgaaacaataaaactccttaaagaaaacataggggaaacagtccaggaagtaggattgggtaaagacatcatgaataggaccccaaaagcacaagcaaccaaagaaaaaataaacaaatggaattgtatcaaactaaaaagcttctgtacagcaaaagaaacaattaacagagtgaaaagacagacaacagagtgggagaaaatatctgcaaaatgtatatctgacagaggattattatacagaatacataaagaactcaaagaaattaacagcaaaaaaaaaaaaaagcaagtaaaccaattaaaaaatggacaaaggagctgaataggcatttctcaaaggaggatgtaggaatggccaacagacacaggaaaaaatgctcaacatcactcaacatttgggaaatgcaaatcgaaaccactttgagataccatctcactccagtgaggatggctaatatccaaaagactgagaatgataaatgctggcgaggttgtggagaaaaaggaattctcatacattgttggtaggactgcaaaatggtgcagcctttatggaaaatggtatggaggttcctcaaacaattacagatagatctaccatatgaccgagctactccactgctgggaatatacccagaggaatggaaatcatcaagtcgaagggtgacctgtactcctgtgtttgttgcagcactatttacaatagccaagagttggaaccagcccaaatgtccatcatcagatgagtggataaggaaaatgtggcatatctacacagtggaataccactctgctacaaaaaagaatgaaatactgccaatcacagcaacatggatggactcagacacaattatattaagtgaaataagccaggcacagagagagaaatactgcatgtcctcacttatttgtgggagctaataaaaataaataagtaaataaacaaacaaacgggggtgggggtggggaaagaagacacaaccatcacaaAGTTTCCTTGATttggttaagacaagtgaacagatatgatgttgatggggtggaggggcgagagggagggaggaaaaggagggattGGTAAAGAGACACGGAAATCAACTCTCTTGTAtattgataattaaaataaaataaaacatgaaatacgaccattcgcagcaacatgcatgaacatagagaaaattacgtttagtggaataagccaggcacagaaagagaaatacctcatgttctcacttatttgtgggagctaataaaaataaataaataaatatacaaagaaataaacagcgGGTAGGGGCGGGAATAAAGTGAATATGTAacaacaaagccaaaaaaaatacacttatattcgtcaataataatcattaaaataagaaGCCATAGAACTAATTAGCTCTTTCCAGCATGTGAGGATCCAATGGGAAACTGAGAGTTTGCAGCCTGAAGCAGGGAGCGCTCAACAGAGCCCGACCATGCGGGCACCATCATCCTGTTCttcagccaccagaactgtggcGTATCAATTTGTGTTGCTCATAAACCACCCTATCTATGGTATGCTGTTATCGCAATTGGAACTAAGACACCCTCATCATACAGCCATTCTACAAACACACCTGAAGGTTTTCTCTTCTATCTCGTCCTTCTTCCTGTGTGTCAATTGCTTTGCAAGTTCTGCTGAGAATAGTGTGATATGCAGAGGTTTTGGTCATGTGTGAGCACACACGCTTCTCCATAGGGTAACCAAGAGGCCTTGAATTTTATAAACCCCATTCATGTCAATGCGTCGTCTGATGTTTCAGCCGAATTTCTTCTTACTCAAACATTTCACCTTCAGAAAGGTTTATGTACTTCCCACTCATGAATACTAAATATCAACCATATCCTTCATCCACGATTCCTACAGTTTGGCTAGGACTGCGTTTAACATCTAATGTACTGCACAGGTGGCATATGGATGTGTCGATTAAGTCGAGGgtaataattattaaacaatgtGTACTTAAATCACCccattgtacaccttgaatatatacaaatttattcatcagttaaataattttaataaaacataataaaaatataaaatcaaaaaagaaaagattttaaataaaataaaataaccatgaTTATGAGATGATTTTTACCTTCTGTCCATGTTTTCCCAGAAGTTTTcaagcaaaatggaaaacatagTGGTTTCTGCCCATCCCCCATAGCCCCTGGTATGTTAGTTATTGCACCTCATTACTCTCATTCCCCCTGTCCTTTGTCCTCCTCGAGACACATTTGTAGGCACTGGGAACGCGGTTGCTGTGCGCCTAGACCTTCAGTCACAAGTTCCCACCCCACTGTGAACCCGACCACCTGTTTTCTGCACTGTTGTCCATCAACTGTGGTGCACggctggagaaaatgagaggtcgGCGCTGCTGGAGACTCAGGACCCCCAATCTACTGCGCTGCCTCACTCCCCTCAGTGCTTGTTCTCTCCACAACTGTCACCCCCGCGGTCCGTGATGACCCAGACACAAGCAGCTTTCAGCTCCACTACATGTGGCCTACCTGAAAACGCTTGCAAATCAAACGTTCGGAAGCCTTGAGCAGCAGACGTGCGAGCCATGAGTGGGTATTCACCGCCGAGCCACCCAGGACACAACTGAAAGGACCCACACTCACCGGGAGCTCACAGGTGGAAACACTGCTACCGAGAGCCACCAGCTACGTGCACATCCCAGAGTGGCAGGGTCGGCTACATGCCTGGAGTTTTCTTCCTCCAACACACGCATCGGCCACACGTAAAATTGCCAGCTTCGTTGCCTGCACCCGCGCACCGCCTGGCACTCTGGGGTCGTTGCAGTATCTTCTCCATTCCTGGTCCTCCCCTTCAGACACGGCCTTAGCTGCATGAGTCTGAAGCTCTTCCTTCTAGGGACAGGTTACATTCCCTTACCCCACTGATACTGAGCTTGACCGCGTGGCTACAGCTCGCTCACGGAATGGGGACAAGAGCGACAACGTGCTCATTTGATCCTAGGCCTTAAGAGGCATCACGATCACTCCTCTTGCATGTCTTCCACCATCACAAAAAGAACATGTTCAGTAGCCAGGTGGCCTTCTGGTCCCAGAGGAACGGAGTAGGCCCCCGTGGAGTAGGGCCATCCTAGCGCCATGATGTTCTATGCTATGGGTGTACGGTGATTCACTTAAACATTGCTCTCCTGCTAAACACTTAGGGCTTTTATTCAAAATTCTCACACGTCCAAAGAATGCTTGAGCAAGAATTCTTGCACATTTATGTGCCGTGCATGCATTGAGGTGGCATGGTGACGTGAGATGTCAAAGCGGGTCTTTCCCATTTTCCAGGAATTGATGACGAAAGTCCTCAGCTATCTAAAGAGGTCCTCAAAATACCTCCCATTCTAAATAGTGAGGACCACCCCCATTCAGGACCAACCACGTCCCTACAGGGATTTCCAAAAGGTGCCATTTCAAAGGAGCCCATTCTACGACTTCCTCATAAAGAGGGTGGAAGTGGAGGAGTCACGTTGGGGAGGAACCACCCTTCTCCCGAAGGCTCTCCCAGTGCTGTGAAGGGTACAGGGGCAAGCACCTCAAGGGTACCATCTGTGGGAGTCTGAAAAAAGTGGATATTGACATCTTGCTCAGGGTTAGACATTTTCAGAGCCAGCGGGCTTGCAGATCTACCCTAGGCCTCTCGGAGCAGCAAACtcagaggccagggctgctgctagcTGAGGGCCACCTTCCCAAACAAATGGGTCACCCAAATGTTTGGTTTTCACAGCTACTGAAACTGCCTCCCCCAAAAGCCGTAGCAATTTCCATGAACCCAATGGTATTTTCCCAGATCCTCACCAACATTATATACTATaaatggttttcatttgtgttaatCAGTGAAAAGTGATATTTTGTTGTTGCATAAGTGTGAATGATTATTTCCTCTTACTGAATTGTGTGTTTGTGCCCCTTGGccattttcttcttgtatttatcTTCTGTCTGAACGCTTTGCAAGAGGTTTTATATACACAgactattaattattttcttgttatgtGTGTTGCAACCTTTGCTTCTCGTGATAGCttgcatcttatttttatttaagatgcaCGTGACAtatagtagttttatattttaatgtcatcAAATGCTGGTCCTTGTGTGATTGCTTCCATTTCTCAGATGCTTTGAAAGTCCTTTCCCATTTCTGGACTCCCACTCACAGATGTGAAGTTGCCAGGGCAGCTAAATCATTTGTGCTGTCCTATCTCCCAGCGGGCTGTCGTGTGCTTGAAGCATGAGGACTTGGCCCCACAAGTTACTCTCCTGAGAGCAGCTTTTACATCCTTATTTCTCAGGGTGTAGATGAGGGGATTTAGCATTGGTGTCACTGCTGCATAAAATATAGAGACAATTTGGTCCTCATCTTGGGACTTTTTGGCCTGTGgtctcatataaatatatattagtgTCCCAAAGTAGATGGTGACCACGACCAGGTGAGAACCACATGTGGAAAAGGCCTTAAGCCTAGCCTCAGTTGGATGGATTCTTAAGACAGCCCTGAGGATACAAAGGTAAGAGATAAGGATGAAAGTTAAAGGTACTGGCATTGAAATGACAGCACATACCATCATCATAACCTCTAGGGAAATGGTGTTAGAACAGAGCAATTTGAAGATGGCTTGGACTTCACAGGAGAAGTGATTGACTGCATTATGCCCACAGAAACTGATGGGGAAGAGCAGAATGGGAACGACAGTGAGCAGGAAGGCTGTCACCCACACAGCCAAAGCCATTAAAGTGCATTCTCGAGAAGACATGACCAAGTTGTACCTGAGTGGATTTGAGATAGCCACGAATCGGTCGTAAGCCATAATGGCCAGAAGGAAACAGTCAGCCAGTGCCAAGAAGGCTCAGATGGCAAGCTGGGCAAAACAGGAGCTGTAGGAGATGGTGGGATAGTTCTGCAGGGAGTTCGCCATGATCAGAGGTACAGCACTTGTGGAGAACAGGAGACCCAGTAAAGACAAGTTACCAAGGAAGAAATACATTGG is a window of Cynocephalus volans isolate mCynVol1 chromosome X, mCynVol1.pri, whole genome shotgun sequence DNA encoding:
- the LOC134368569 gene encoding LOW QUALITY PROTEIN: olfactory receptor 13H1-like (The sequence of the model RefSeq protein was modified relative to this genomic sequence to represent the inferred CDS: substituted 1 base at 1 genomic stop codon) translates to MQLIFTGPEDNPPARAVLRLQRCLRHLRRCYLQPRAAKRVLERKGAEPARAAAHPVPARLSCREARLLCHPFPDPSPDALAYELHGGEKRLPSAPSTVAGTVSRMHEGSWLICASSAASSVRASQITLWIDEMNYQEIGNHTKVTEFFLVGMSKDPTSQSVLFWALMFLYILTLAGNSMIVFLVGVSSQLHTPMYFFLGNLSLLGLLFSTSAVPLIMANSLQNYPTISYSSCFAQLAIXAFLALADCFLLAIMAYDRFVAISNPLRYNLVMSSRECTLMALAVWVTAFLLTVVPILLFPISFCGHNAVNHFSCEVQAIFKLLCSNTISLEVMMMVCAVISMPVPLTFILISYLCILRAVLRIHPTEARLKAFSTCGSHLVVVTIYFGTLIYIYMRPQAKKSQDEDQIVSIFYAAVTPMLNPLIYTLRNKDVKAALRRVTCGAKSSCFKHTTARWEIGQHK